The Lepidochelys kempii isolate rLepKem1 chromosome 11, rLepKem1.hap2, whole genome shotgun sequence DNA segment TTACCCATTATGGAAAGGATCAAGATACTCAAGTGGACACACACAGTATCAAAGTTTCTCAAGAGGCTTTTATACTCTTACCTGCTAGTCAGAGAACCTACTTCAACCTGGCACTTCAATATAATCTTCCTGAGGCTCGTGGATCCTCTATTTTGAGCCTCTCTCAGAATGCTCTCTTCACCACCTCATTCTGAAGTAAATCTTAGTGGTTATCACTTCAACCAGGAGGAGTGAGTGAGCTTCAAGCACTTATGGCTGAACCCCACTTCATGACATTTGATTGGGACGAGACAGTTCTGAGGCTTCACCTGAAGATAATTCATAAAGTGGTCTCAGATTTTCTTCTAAACCAGTCAGTCAGCCTCAAAACCTCATTCtatgtaaaagaaaagaaaccacacACCCTAGAGATATCCAGGACTCTGCTTTATGGAAAGGAACAAACCATTCATACTGAAATACCATCTGTTTATAGCTGTAGCCAGATGTTCTAAAGGTCAGGCCATCCCTTCACGGAGAGTGTCAAAATGGATGATAAAATGTATTTCACTGTGTTACTACCTGGTTGGTGTACCTCTCCCACTGAACATCCAGGCTCACTCTACCACATCACAAACTGAAtcctcctcctgcttcaggaATATGCCAATATTAAATCTGTAAATTAGCAACATGGAGTAACCCACTGACCTTTGTCAAACACTATGCCGTGCGCATAGCTGACAGGTCAGATGAAAAGTTGGAGAGAACAATATTAAAATCTCTGTTCAACTGATGCAGCTGGAGCTCCTAATTCCCACCATTCTGAGGGCATATTGCATGCCGGCCATCTGCACTATAATCCATACTGACACatgctccaaaaaaaaaaaaaagaatggttacttatagaatcatagaatatcaggtttagaagggacctcaagaggtcatctagtccaaccccctgctcaaagcaggaccgaccaatccccaactaaatcatcccagccagggctttgtcaagcctgaccttaaaaatatctaaggaaggagattccaccacctccctaggtaacgcattccagtgtttcaccaccctcctagtgaaaaagtttttcctaatatccaacctaaacctcccccactgcaacttgagaccattactccttgttctgtcatcagctaccactgagaacagtctagatccatcctctttggaacccccctttcaggtagttgaaaagcagctattaaatcccccctcattcttctcttccgcagactaaacaatcccagttccctcagcctctcttcataaattgtgttccagtcccctaatcatttttgttgccctccgctggactctttccaatttttccacatccttcttgtagtgtggagcccaaaactggacacagtactccagatgagtcctcaccagtatcgaatagaggggaacaatcacgtccctcgatccgctggcaatgcccctacgtatacatcccaaaatgccattggccttcttggaaacaagagcatgctgttgactcctatccagcttctcgtccactgtaacccctaggtccttttctgccgaactgctgccgagccattcggtccctagtctgtagcggtgcatgggattcttccatcctaagtgcaggactctgcacttgtccttgttgaacctcatcagatttcttttgggccaatcgtctaatttgtctagggccttctgtatcctatccctaccctccagcgtatctacttctcctctcggtttagtatcatctgcaaacttgctgagggtgcaatctacaccattctccagatcatttatgaaaatattgaacaaaactggtccgaggaccaacccttggggcactccacttgataccggctgccaactagacatggagccattgatcactacccgttgagcccgacaatctagccaactttctgtccaccttatagtccgttcatccagcccatgcttctttaacttgctcgcaagaatactgtgggagaccatgtcaaaagctttgctaaagtcaaggaacaacacattcactgctttcccctcatccacagaggcagttatcttgtcatagaaggcaattagattagtcaggcatgagttacccttggtgaatccatgctgactgttcctgatcactttcctctcctctaagtgcttcagaattgattccttgaggacctgctccatgatttttccagggactgaggtcaggctgactggcctgtagttcccaggatcatcctccttcccttttttaaagatgggcactacattagcctttttccagtcatccggagcttcccccaatcgccatgagttacTTTACAGTAACTGTGCTGCTTCAGGATGCCATGCATGTAGATCCCATGACCTAGTCTCCATCCTTTCCTTTTAGAGTAGTTAGCTAATATGGGCTTTTAATTGTAAGGGACTTGGAAGAGGGTCATGGCCACTCCATTTTTTTGTACCCTCACATGGTAGCATGAAGAGGCATAGGGTACATACATGTCCCCAACACAGctatttacaaaaaaaacccctcatctCTCATGCGTGAGGTGCACATGTGACTACAGAAGGATCAGTACTGAATGCAACATCTctaagaaccacagttactataGGTTAGTATTTGTTCTGTTTTGGGATGGTGTACGTGGGGTACAGAAGTACCATTAATAGTATTTCCTTTAtcttgtttttaaaccaattttttcCTTTCCATAGCTGAAACTAGAATTTTCATCTTCAAAGACAAAACCAAGCGAGATACTTCTGGAAGAGGAGAAATCTGTTGATTTTGTGGTTATTCCTTTGGAAACAAAAGCAAGACTATTGACAGAACACCAAAAAGAAGTTCTTAGGACAAAGAGGTTTGTAATCCGTAGCACTGACAAGAGTGGTTGTATTATGAAATGATCAGGACaaactttaaatttaatttgtttaCTGTACTCCATCTCAATCTTGAATAGGATATTAATTATGCATCTTGTGCTATTACATACGGGCTCCAGAGCTTGAAGCTGACATAAAAAGATCTTTTGGCTAAAGACATCAGAATTGTTTGGGAGAAACAGTATCTTAAAGGGACAAAACCAATCTCTGATTTATACTTCATTCACTGATAGTGTTTTAGGTCCAGAACTAACCATAATTGTCTAGTTTCACCTGCATGACACATGCTGTAGAACTTCACCCAATGATTCATGTTCGCTTTTAGGCTAACACTAGTAATATGGCATTTTTCAGTAGTTGAAATAAGGAAAGTCTTTAGCTGGCAGTATGATCTGAAGACAGGTATCAAAAGATCAAAAAACACTTTATACCCATATGTAAACAGCAGTTCCTTCATAGCAAGCACTGATTGCTGAAACACACTTTCACTGCAAGAGGTCTCTCATTCCACATCACAGAATGATTTAGAAGTGTAAATAATCTTGTGAGGACTTGGCAGTTCAGTCTTTGTAGGGTTTCCTTGATGAGCATTTTCAGCGTTGGAACTGTGTGTTGTTAAAATTACATGTTGTTTCTCACTAGAAGTTCTAAGAGAAAGCTACACCTAACTGAAATGATATTTTTGGTTCCAGAATTGATATTCCTGCTATGTACAATAATCTGGATGCATCCCAAGACACTGCCTTATTTTCTCAGTATTCTCAGAGCCAGGAAGATTCTTTGTAAGTATGATATACCAACTGGGCTTGTGCTGATAAGATATTTTCTAAGTTCTGTTGCAACAGCTCTAATTTGGGTGATCTTgtttttagattaaaaacatcTTTAATAGAAGAGCCGAAAGAAGATCTTGAAAAGAAACCTCAGGTATTTTCACCATGTTTCATAGTATTGGAGATGCTAGAATTACAACTACCTTAATGATGCTTTataataggcttggaaggattagatttttatcagtaattaTTGGTGGTATTTGATTTCAGTGTACACACACTagccaacaaaaatatttccattgataatgaACATTTATAAATAGACAAGGTAGAaagatgctgcttgagaacttattagaatttaaggatatttactttgtatattttggcaTGTGATTATGACAGTTTgcattttaacagttataaaactCTAATTTTTTGAATGTGTCTACTTTCATTAAATAGTTGTCTGATCTCCCCTCATAATTTTTCCCAACTGTAAAAAGTTAAGAATAAACATTGATATGCATtgaaattatctttaaaaaaataaattctgtcaTGCTTATTTATAATCTGTTTGAGGAATAATTCTACTATGGAGTGAACTTCTCTGATCACAGACCAAAATTGATATGTGGTGGAGAGGGTAAGCTTGATACGTCTAAAACAAAGAGCACCTCTAAATTTCTTATATTATAGGACTAGAGTTTCCATTTTATAGAATATCTGGTAAGGCTGTCTTATGTGGGTCCAAATAAAAACTAAAGGAGAAAGACGTGCTAGTAAGTTCAGAGTTTTGAGAACATTTGCTAATCTTGTTTGTTCTTGCAATgtaatttaatttagattttcttttttattcagtTTCCTCAATGTCTTAGATTAACTTCAGCCAAAGAAATCATATGATTGTGTAAAGCATACTGATAGTCTTATGcctagtggggtttttttaaaattgcctttATTGATTCAAATTACCTCATTTGAGATGAATTCCAAATACAACAGAGAACCATAACATGTTTGCTTGTGACTTACAGTAGAAAGTCCTCAGGTTTGGCATGATAGGAAAAGAACATATGCAAGAATGTATACACTGTTGACTATTTGAACATAATCATACTAAACTTGTGAGTCTCTGCCTGATTAACTAAACTCAGTCATATAATTACATGATTCAGCAGTTAGGTATTCAGGTAActataagtactccttttctttttgcgaatacagactaacacggctgttactctgaaacctataagtaGTGTTATCCCTGTAACTACCAGATACAGCAAGAAGAGTCTCTAAAACTATCACCTGTATACACTAATAGACAAATCAGAAAATTGATACAAGACGCTTTCAGTAACTTACTAAAAATATTATAGAATTGTTCTGAGAAATTCTTGCAGTGCTTGAATTTCAATTAGTCCCACAGTTgaaactgatcgccatatttggggtcaggaaggaattttcctccagggcagattgccttcctggaggttttttgccttcctctgtagcatggggcatgggtcacttgctggaggattctctgctccttgaagtctttaaaccacgatttgaggacttcagtagctcagacataggtgagaggtttttccacaggagtgggtgggtgagattctatggcctgcttTGTggagggggtcggactagatgatcataatggtcccttctgaccttagtatctattaATCTATGAACTTCTTTCACATgcccattttattttttccaagaaTTTATTTTCAATGACTTCCATATCACACTGTCCTTCActggttattttaaaatgtaagttttTTTGTCATCTGCTTGTGAGTTTGGACCTGAAACTTCATTAGGATACAAAAAATCTTGGAAACTATCTAGCCTTTTAGACATCATTTAGTCTGCATAGTTTTTCAAAGTACTTTTTAGGTAGTAAGGTAATTCTTGAAGCTAACTTTTTCACTTATGACAGTAGTTTTTATAATAAATTATGTAATCCCCAAGAAAGATCCTCTCTTAGGCTTTTTTAGCTGTATAAACTTTGACTCTGGATGGAGTTGTACAGGCTGAACAGGACACACAGTTAACACTGAACGTTTAAATGGGTGTAGAATTCAGGACACATGGAAAATTGATGTAATATAGCATGTGTTCAGATTATGCACACCTGTTACACTTCCTTTTCCTGCTCCTTACTTAACTCTTTAAGGCCAGTGTTCTGTCTCTTTAGGACTCATTTAAAAGCATTACTTAGACTCCATGGCAGTTGTATTGTATCCAGAATCCTAAATGTAGATGTTAGTAACAACTCCTAATTGCCTTCAGAAAGTACTGtacattaatataaatattttctaaTCATACTGTAAAGAAAAACAATATATGAAGTACTAGTTAATAACTTTGAAATAAAACCCAGTAGATAGTAAGTTTACTGCTGTTCTTTGTCTACAGACTTTCACAAGGTCTTTCTACTGCTCCCCTTTCTTTGggctaaacaaataaaataaatattgccaTAAAGCATGTCAGTTACATTGGAACAGTTACACAGTTGAACTGTGGCTAACAAAGGAAAATTCATAGTGTTTTGAGTGGGTGGATAGTTTCAAAATCATTGTCATTATTTAGGCAGAGCAgtctttttttactttatttcaaGTCCAAATGGGATTGCATTTTTTTGTAGGTTTATGGTGAAAGTAGCAAAATTACAATGTCACTTAATTTGTCCTTGCAGGATGAGAGGACAAAGAGCAATGTGCACAATAGTACACATGAAATCACTGGGAACTGCAGATCAAGTGAACCTCTTGAGAATTCTGTGAATATTGAAGACAAATCCATCACTCATGTTCCAGAAAGTTCAGATTTAAATTGTgaggaggatttaaaaaaaagtataactGAAATGGTTGCAAAGGAGTCTTTAGTAGGAGAGGATTCAAAAAAACATGCAACTGAAACAGTTGCAAAGGAGCCTTCAGTTGGAAATGAAAACACTTCAAATGTCAGCAGCAGTTCATCTTCTAGTGATGTTATTTCTGGAACACCGCAACCTGCCAGCCGAAGACAGTCCTTTATTACTTTGGAAAAGTTTGATAGTTCAGAGAACAGACCCTTTAGCCCTTCTGCATTGAATAGACTATCAGGAGCATCTGGGACTGTTGCTGTTCTAGATAAACAGGAAAGCATAGATGCACCAAAGACTCCCTCCAAAATAGAAAAACCTAAAGAGGAGAATAAAAGTTCTTCAAAATCTGAATTTGAAGGAACAGTTACTGGGTTAAAAAGGTTGAGTCGCAGGCAAATTAAAACACAGCATGGAGAAATTAGGCAATCCGAGTTGTTAACAGATTTAGAACTGGAGAAAAGTATACAGGAGTCTGTTGTTGCCACCCACTTGGAAAATAAATCTGGCACACCTAGTCAAACGGAAGAGACAAAATGCATTCTAGATACTCAAACACAGGCTCCCAATTCTACAGTGATAGAGAGTACAACAATAGAGCATAAACAAATTGTGGATGGtgtagaagaggaagaaaaatgtaaAGGATCCAATTTGGATTCCAAAGAAAATACACCTCCAGTGGTTGCTATATCAGTTGATCAGATATCTAATGATGACAATCAAGTTCCACAGATGTCTCCTAATCAGAAAACACTAAGACGTTCTTCAAGACGACGGTCAGAAATTGCAGAAAATACAACAGACAGTCAAGATAAAGAAAACAGTCACCAAAAAAAGGACAAACGTAAAGATGATGAAAAGTCTTTCCAGAAGAGGGTGCCACAAATTAAAGAGGATGCATCCCAAAAGCAGAAATCTGTTTCTGAAAAAGCTGTAGATgcaaaagaaaatgcaaataaaaaagaGTGCAACTTTCATGAGAAGACTGCTGCAGAAGACATTGGCCCAAAGGAGTCACACACTTCAAGAAGTCTTcaagaggaaatgaacaaaaatgCCAAGAAATCTGAAAGTGATAACTTGAAATCTGAAATAGATGATGTTCAAGATTCTAGTTCGGATATAACAAGCCAGAAAAAGACAAGGGGGCGCACCCGGTATCAAACAAGAAGAGCTTCACAAGGATTGCTTTCTAGTATAGAAAATTCTGAGTCTGATAGCTCTGAGACAAGAGAAGAAAGTACCAAAAGGAAAAGAtctggaaaatggaaaaataaaagcaatccTCTTCAAAGCaaagtgaaagaagaaaaagagagcCAAAATCAGGAGCTGTCTTCACAAGAAATAGCAACTGAAATTAAGAATCTGTCTGAAGTAAAAAATAAAGGTGAAACAAGTTCTGAAGTCGACAAAGATACTGTATTGATATCTCAGGCATGTgatgtgaaaaacaaaaaaatgtatacAGATATTAACGAATCTACAGGAATTATAGAAGTGGCAAAGACTTCAGTTGGTGGGCAGAACACAAATGtagaacaaaataaaaccaacatATTGGGAGAACCCTTCATGAACCCATGCATATCAGAACcagttttgaaaacaaaacaggcAAATAAATCACTTGATAAGCAAAGAAGTGTAGAAGGCTGTAGTGCAATCATTCTATCTGAATTTGCAGCAGTAGCTACTACTTCAgactctgttctttcctctgaaAAATCTCTGCAGATACTTGAGTGCCAGCACAAAAGAAGCAAGAGGATGAGAAGATCAAAGAGCTACAATTGCTGTGGTGAAAACTCTCAACAGCAAGAAAAGTCATTCACTGAATTAAAAAATGTAGATAACCATGCACAAAGTGAGCATAAAAACACATGTATTCAGATAACTATGACTGCATTAGAAACTTCTTCTAATGATTCTCATTTTGAAGAAAGGCTGTCTGTGGAACCTTGTGCAATGAGTACACCATTGCTTCCCATTAAGAAATCTAGTTTCGTTAAGGATTCAGAAAGAGGAATAAAATCTGAGAATGATTTGGAAGAAAATGCTATTCCAGTGGAGGAAGATCTAGAGAAACCATCATATATCAAAAGTAAAACTTGTGACCCTGTCATTGAGGAGCAAGAGCCAGAGCCCACCAATCTAGTTGACAGTATTGAACAATGTTTGACTGACTGTGTTTCGAAAGAGTCCATAGAAAGTTGTCTTCCTTTGGAGAATGGCACAGAGCCAGAAGCTACAGAAAAGGAGGAAATGAGTCAAAATGAGCAAATGGAGGAGATATCTGACGCAGAAACTGTTAACAAACCTGACCAAACAAAGATAAATGAGCCAAAACATGATCAGAATGAAGCAGAAAAGACTGAGAACACTCCTATAAAAGCATACATCCCTCAAGATAGTGAGATGAAGGAGGAAGGTTTAATATTCATTGAAACTGCAGTGGCAGCTACAGTGCCTGAAAATGTAGCCTCAGACCAGGAGGGTGCAGAAGAAAGTGACAATGTGGATTCTCCTCAGAAACTGAAGGAGCTTGATTCTGTAGCTTTGGTTAAGGTTAATGAAAGCCCCAATGAAGTGCAGACACGCTGCATTTGGTCTCCTTCTGCTTCTCCATCCACCAGTATTTTAAAGAGGGGAGTAAAAAGACATCAAGAGGATGATTCCCCATCACCTGCTAACAAGGTATTGTGATGTAATTCAGTCTTCAGTACCACTGAGCACTTGTAAGTATACGTAGTGTACTGAGTATCCTGGTTATCATATATGCCATTACCACATGATCTTGTAGAAGTGCTAATGATGACCtgcaaagattttattttttttattaggcTGTGCCCCTTTTTCTCATGTGTAAGTGCTGACAGGTTTTatcttaaaaattatttttctgcatGTTTTTACCTTGGAAATATCAATTGTCCACTCCTTACCTTCTTTGGTTTTGCTGGAGGATTTGTTTGGAGGGGCAGGATGATCAGGATACACACTTAACTTCATCCTTAATTGAAGGTGGGGGCATTGAATCTTTAATAAAACCTTCTGTTCTCCAAATTCGTGGTCAGTGATGTTAAATAGATGTTAAATaaaactgtttgttttattttctgactAAAAACCTCTTCCCTTGTCAATTGTTCAACGTTCACTCTTGGCTCTTGTGATATCATGTCCTCCTCTTCATGTCATCATAGTCTTCTGAACTAGACAGGACCTAAATTTCCAGTAAAAAATAAGCAATAATTTCAGGCCTTATGAAATCATAAACAAGCAGAATGGAAAGCGGGAGACTAGCCcagctttttttccctttgcaggtTACCTTTAACACTGGTTATGTGACTTGCTGTGAAATATAAGTGCTCTGGGCCAAGAGACTCTAattttctctgtttgtacagaactcagacaatggggccctgaccagTTAGGCAGTTATCTGCTACATGCAATATAGATGTTTAATTTCTTAAAAACTGTTGAATGCTCTCCTTTTTACTGGAAAGATAGTGTCTACGGTGGTTACAGCTGATACTTCCTTTGTGTTATAAGTTCAATTTTTAACACCTGGTAACATGCCCCTTATGAGCCGATTCTAGGGTGGAATTTTTTGGAACATGAGGCAAATTGGACATGAGTTGAAGTTTCTATTTAGTGTTGCATGTGCAGGATTTAAATAACTTTCATATTTCCCCACAAATAATCAGCTATTTCAATGTTTCAGAATAATTTCAATGGTATGACTCCTATACCCAGCATATGAATATGAAATTCAGTGATCCAGTATGTTCTCATTCAGTGTTTCTTCCAGGGTATTGGAAAGGATTAGGGTAAATGTCTATTTACCAAAGATCCAAGGAAATACGTAGTGTATATTTATATTGtttgtctcccccccacccccccaatctcCCATATCAAGAATCTGTCTAAACTAACCAGTAAGGTCAGTAAATACACTAGATGATGAAAATGTGGATTACCAAATAAAATACACACTTTATTGTCCCATTGGTTCAACCCTGCATCTTCCCTTTCTTGTTGTCTTACTGCTACTCTTTCACTCCCACTCTATCCTTTCAGCCACACGTTATGAatgtttccctttattttttggtTCTCTTGTTTGCACTTTTTTATGCCACTCTCCTAATTAGTCTTTGCATAGTAGCAACACCCAAGTTGTAATGCAGCAAGGCTTTGGCACTATTAAAGAAAATAAGTGTTAGTGCAAAATCACTGTGCAGTCAACACCTCACTATTGTATTCCTTGGGCAATTTTTTATAAAGTTTGTAACCTTTCCTGTAGCAGTAACacccccctcacccacccccccaaaaaaaacaaacaaacaaacccacaaccTATTATGGTCTCAAATATTCTTTAGTGAAACACAGCTGTATGAATCAGGAGATCTGATGAATGCAACTGTTTGAAATCTCAGACTTTAGATCTATCTAGTATGAAATTAATTTGACAATATAGTTGTAACAATACAAATTCTGTTAGTTTAGTTAtgaaaatcacttaatctctaAAAACAGATTCGTCGAGTCTCTTTTGCAAATCCAATTTACCAAGAAGGATTGGCAGATGACATCGATAGGAGAAGTCCCGTTGTTAGGTGTCATTCTTCTTCAAATAGTTCACCATCTTTGCGAAGTTTTAAAATTTCATCTAATACCCAAGCCAAGGTAAACTGTGTTTGTTTTAAGTTTTCTTCAGAATAGTTCTTTCTAGGTATTAGTACAATCTGTATAGCATAACCTTTATACCATAACTGTATGCCTTTCTTGTCAGAGCTAGTCTTACTCAAGTGTAAACTTAAATATAAGGGTAAACAGTTCCAAGAATGGCCAATATATAGAACAGGCTTTAGAATTCGTAAATGAAAGAAGTACTTTTGTAGTCTGGTTGATTCTAATTTCACCTTCTGTGAAATGAAGAGCTTTATGTTGAGAACTAAAATCCTATGACTATTTTTAAATATCTACGATCCTGAgagattttttcctcttttctatcCAGCATATTACCACTCCAACCAAAGGACTTCTGTCCCCAGGATCTCGTAACGCTAAATTTAAGAGCTCAAAGAAGTGTTTAGTAAGAAGTGCTTCAGTTCATGTATCTCTTCTCTATTTTCTCCTGTATTTAGTTGTGTGATACTTAATTAATAATTTTTTCTATACTATTCAAGATTACTGAAATGGCCAAGGAGTCGCTGCCGTGTCCTACAGAGAGCGTGTACCCTGCATTGGTAGGCTGTAAAGCTCCAGTTGACATAATTTTACCTCAGATTACATCAAACATTTGGTAAGTGGTTATTCCTTTCAAGACTAAAAACTCCTAATACACCTCCATGAATTTTATAAACCTTTCTGTTAAGATGTATCGGTCTCTAATTCTAGCATTCATTGGAGGCACTTCCtgcaaaaaaaaagtaaaaggaagTTTTACTGTCAGACTTACTCTCCTTTTAGCATCTAGCAGAAATGCTGAACTCTTCTGTTCTTGTCCTAAGAATACAAAAAGGCCATGGCAAATTCTTTCAGGAATGCACAGGGGTAACCCCAGCTGTAAAAGCAGCAATGAGGGCACTATTGTGGTTCAGCTGCTAGCGTTTTTACCACTGCATTATCTGTCTGTACTCAGATGTGGAAGATGCATgaacttgtttttttttcctagccTACCTATATCATGTTTGTTTCATATATTTTTAGTGTTCTAGAACATGAACGTGTTCCACAATCTGTTAAACAAGATtttattacaaagcttatgattcTGCAGTATTTGTGACCTTTCTTTTAACTTTtgctatatatatttattatatatattcatATTCTGAATGTGTCAGCTCTTTCAACAGAGATAATATTAATGTTTGATAATGCCCACCAGACCTGtctgcatattttattaaaaattgtcAAATGCTGCTTTGTGCAATGAGCATTTCAAGAGATGAAAAAGCATTATTTCAGATTTACGAAAACTTGGATGAGTGTTTCCAATGCTTACTAGGCTCAACTAGCttggttttttgtgtgttttgaatctgaaaacATATACCAAAAGACAAGTTTTCTGGAGTTACCACAGGACCTGTTCAGAATGACCTGTTTttgaagtactccttttttccCATTCGTGTTacttaattaaatttaaaagccaTTCATTTTATGGATAATTCAATAAACTGTGGAGAACAaaatttttattttctgcagaaagatGTCATCTGCTTTGACTTTTTTCTCCTTCTTTAATATGAATACAAAGCTATACATTCCAGCAAATTTCTcgcct contains these protein-coding regions:
- the RIF1 gene encoding telomere-associated protein RIF1 isoform X4, with product MSAAAAGPSLLPLLETLEDPAAPPGELTDAHLTIVNRLTGEEGKEFTADVGKHFSRLCKVFKAHISSQNSELSSAALQALGFCVFNSKITYELSATEIQELLSTVNSVAVKTSDKNTRTRALWVISKQTFPSEIVGKEVPNIISTLETILTKGDVYSMAVEYEALNVVIRLMEQTPTQMGEEAVRWAKLIIPMVVHSAHKVQLRGAAALEMGMPLLLQKQQEVAVITEHLMTTTLHRSGSFINSLLQLEELGFRSGSPVVKKIAFIAWKSLIDNFALNPDILCSAKRLKLLMQPLSSIHVRTEALALTKLEVWWYLLVRLGPQLPANFEQVCVPLIQSTLSLDSSVVPQGTPSRAAVNQSLATATSAQKSGSYPFGSPVTPRINLNSSVSGIIVIPSIQLLGIEMLLHFLMGPEVLAFSKQNKLLLNLEPLQYPLISSPSFFCKHASTLINAVQEGFIAIGKEVPDAMLNIIWKHMIDFVKAAIESGNKKERQGSEMLTLLLQALKNIVTSSTLPVQKTLSLIEITIKELPSKVLGSPAYQVADMDLLNGTPALFLIQLPFRDNLLEWCVTDERFFLNLEVLVGCVLSGPTSPLAFSESVFCIINQCAKQVENKEHLWRMWSIVVNPLTEWINQTSEVNQGDALEHNFNAVYSALLLPMSHIFPIQEFPQPTMKSLLRTWSELYKTFARCAALVATAEENLCCEELCAKISGLEDEALVNLSMVDGLTHIVSVMVDCINFTPYGTKYQPKNRSPQTPTDWSKRKKEPLGKLASLFKLLVKLINSFHMLSSKDTQSETLISVGASVIAILHNIISHVSLPSMIRSMFATLSKPLAMFYERTKLADVSRVYSSLSNKLEKLLGEIIVCLQSHYTGFYDSDLLEQLSPLLCIIFLHKSKQIRNQSAQFWNATFAKATVLTYPEELKSILSQAKKKILLLLPGFESVELVEESSGPFSDATENSQWDAKISGIEVKSGGKRDSLLAQANGLKDKTTTAHVTTAKLKLEFSSSKTKPSEILLEEEKSVDFVVIPLETKARLLTEHQKEVLRTKRIDIPAMYNNLDASQDTALFSQYSQSQEDSLLKTSLIEEPKEDLEKKPQDERTKSNVHNSTHEITGNCRSSEPLENSVNIEDKSITHVPESSDLNCEEDLKKSITEMVAKESLVGEDSKKHATETVAKEPSVGNENTSNVSSSSSSSDVISGTPQPASRRQSFITLEKFDSSENRPFSPSALNRLSGASGTVAVLDKQESIDAPKTPSKIEKPKEENKSSSKSEFEGTVTGLKRLSRRQIKTQHGEIRQSELLTDLELEKSIQESVVATHLENKSGTPSQTEETKCILDTQTQAPNSTVIESTTIEHKQIVDGVEEEEKCKGSNLDSKENTPPVVAISVDQISNDDNQVPQMSPNQKTLRRSSRRRSEIAENTTDSQDKENSHQKKDKRKDDEKSFQKRVPQIKEDASQKQKSVSEKAVDAKENANKKECNFHEKTAAEDIGPKESHTSRSLQEEMNKNAKKSESDNLKSEIDDVQDSSSDITSQKKTRGRTRYQTRRASQGLLSSIENSESDSSETREESTKRKRSGKWKNKSNPLQSKVKEEKESQNQELSSQEIATEIKNLSEVKNKGETSSEVDKDTVLISQACDVKNKKMYTDINESTGIIEVAKTSVGGQNTNVEQNKTNILGEPFMNPCISEPVLKTKQANKSLDKQRSVEGCSAIILSEFAAVATTSDSVLSSEKSLQILECQHKRSKRMRRSKSYNCCGENSQQQEKSFTELKNVDNHAQSEHKNTCIQITMTALETSSNDSHFEERLSVEPCAMSTPLLPIKKSSFVKDSERGIKSENDLEENAIPVEEDLEKPSYIKSKTCDPVIEEQEPEPTNLVDSIEQCLTDCVSKESIESCLPLENGTEPEATEKEEMSQNEQMEEISDAETVNKPDQTKINEPKHDQNEAEKTENTPIKAYIPQDSEMKEEGLIFIETAVAATVPENVASDQEGAEESDNVDSPQKLKELDSVALVKVNESPNEVQTRCIWSPSASPSTSILKRGVKRHQEDDSPSPANKIRRVSFANPIYQEGLADDIDRRSPVVRCHSSSNSSPSLRSFKISSNTQAKHITTPTKGLLSPGSRNAKFKSSKKCLITEMAKESLPCPTESVYPALVGCKAPVDIILPQITSNIWARGLGQLIRAKNIKTVGDLSTLTAAEIKTLPIRSPKVSNVKKALRGYHEQQVKARGFDEIAVLEDREKAENVIDEKHFSTDEERLATDLSEQVALSTDRQPTTDLLSQVSALAAQLTSEDLHSYSGSQLFEMQEKLGSMTNCIMKNLQSRWKSPPNESSV